In the Juglans microcarpa x Juglans regia isolate MS1-56 chromosome 6D, Jm3101_v1.0, whole genome shotgun sequence genome, one interval contains:
- the LOC121268869 gene encoding uncharacterized WD repeat-containing protein C2A9.03-like produces the protein MSEYQGDDTEYMADEYEMEDVDDDMDDEFRGREMGGSESDVDEYDLSNSKVVDTTAAQARSGKDIQGIPWDRLSITREKYRQTRLEQYKNYENIPHSGEGSGKDCKVTKKGGSYYEFRRNSRSVKSTILHFQLRNLVWATSKHDVYLMSHFSVIHWSSLTCSNSEVLNVSGHVAPSEKHPGSLLEGFSQTQVSTLAVKDKLLVAGGFQGELICKHLDRPGVSFCSRTTYDDNAITNAVEIYASSSGAIHFTASNNDCGVRDFDMEKFQLSKHFRFPWPVNHTSLSPDGKLLIIVGDNPDGTMVDSQTGKEVKPLCGHLDFSFASAWHPNGVTFATGNQDKTCRVWDVRNLSKSVAILKGNLGAIRSIRYTSDGRFMAIAEPADFVHVYDVKSGYEKEQEIDFFGEVSGISFSPDTESLFIGVWDRTYGSLLEYGRCRNFAYLDSLI, from the exons ATGTCTGAGTACCAAGGGGATGATACTGAATACATGGCGGATGAGTATGAAATGGAAGATGTAGATGatgatatggatgatgagtttCGCGGTAGAGAAATGGGTGGCTCAGAGTCCGATGTCGATGAATATGACCTCTCG AATAGTAAAGTGGTTGATACCACTGCCGCACAAGCAAGAAGTGGAAAAGACATCCAGGGGATCCCTTGGGATAGACTTAGCATCACTAGGGAGAAATACCGGCAAACTAGGCTTGAACAGTACAAGAACTATGAAAACATCCCTCATTCTGGAGAGGGATCAGGgaag GATTGCAAAGTTACCAAGAAAGGGGGTTCATATTATGAGTTCAGAAGGAATTCAAGATCTGTGAAATCAACCATTCTTCATTTTCAG TTGAGGAACTTGGTTTGGGCTACCTCAAAGCATGATGTGTACCTTATGTCTCATTTTTCTGTTATCCATTGGTCTTCCTTAACTTGCAGTAATTCTGAAGTTCTCAATGTCTCAGGGCATGTTGCACCATCAGAG AAGCATCCTGGAAGCCTGTTGGAGGGATTTAGTCAGACTCAAGTGAGTACTCTTGCTGTAAAAGATAAGTTGCTTGTTGCTGGAGGGTTCCAAGGAGAACTTATTTGCAAG CATCTAGATCGACCTGGAGTTAGTTTTTGTTCCAGAACAACTTATGATGATAATGCCATTACGAATGCAGTTGAGATCTATGCCAGTTCCAG CGGTGCAATTCACTTCACTGCTTCAAATAATGACTGTGGAGTTAGAGACTTTGATATGGAGAAATTTCAGCTTTCTAAACACTTCCGTTTTCCTTGGCCAGTGAAT CATACTTCTCTGAGTCCTGATGGTAAACTTCTTATAATTGTGGGAGACAACCCAGACGGGACGATGGTGGACTCCCAAACTGGAAAG GAAGTAAAGCCATTATGTGGTCACTTGGATTTCTCATTTGCTTCAGCGTGGCACCCAAATGGTGTCACTTTTGCTACTGGAAACCAGGACAAAACCTGCCGGGTTTGGGATGTCCGAAATCTATCCAAGTCAGTTGCTATTTTGAAAGGAAACCTTGGAGCCATTCGTTCAATCCGCTATACTTCTGATGGTCGGTTTATGGCAATAGCCGAGCCTGCTGACTTTGTGCATGTGTATGATGTGAAAAGTGGGTATGAGAAGGAGCAGGAGATTGATTTCTTTGGTGAGGTCTCTGGCATATCATTCAGTCCGGACACAGAGTCTCTTTTTATTGGAGTGTGGGATCGTACTTATGGTAGCCTCCTTGAGTATGGTCGATGCCGAAATTTCGCATACCTCGATTCTCTAATTTGA
- the LOC121268871 gene encoding uncharacterized WD repeat-containing protein C2A9.03-like yields the protein MVDSQTGKEVKPLCGHLDFSFASAWHPNGVTFATGNQDKTCRVWDVRNLSKSVAILKGNLGAIRSIRYTSDGRFMAIAEPADFVHVYDVKSGYEKEQEIDFFGEVSGISFSPDTESLFIGVWDRTYGSLLEYGRCRNFAYLDSLI from the exons ATGGTGGACTCCCAAACTGGAAAG GAAGTAAAGCCATTATGTGGTCACTTGGATTTCTCATTTGCTTCAGCGTGGCACCCAAATGGTGTCACTTTTGCTACTGGAAACCAGGACAAAACCTGCCGGGTTTGGGATGTCCGAAATCTATCCAAGTCAGTTGCTATTTTGAAAGGAAACCTTGGAGCCATTCGTTCAATCCGCTATACTTCTGATGGTCGGTTTATGGCAATAGCCGAGCCTGCTGACTTTGTGCATGTGTATGATGTGAAAAGTGGGTATGAGAAGGAGCAGGAGATTGATTTCTTTGGTGAGGTCTCTGGCATATCATTCAGTCCGGACACAGAGTCTCTTTTTATTGGAGTGTGGGATCGTACTTATGGTAGCCTCCTTGAGTATGGTCGATGCCGAAATTTCGCATACCTCGATTCTCTAATTTGA
- the LOC121268870 gene encoding photosystem I reaction center subunit V, chloroplastic, producing the protein MAASSSLFSTPSFSPTIQRHQYQTHLIPSNISFQGLRPLTKLAPRTKFTTTPKTSTSSTGAVVKAELNPSLVISLSTGLSLFLGRFVFFNFQRENVAKQVPEQNGLTHFEAGDTRAKEYVSLLKSNDPVGFNIVDVLAWGSIGHIVAYYILATSSNGYDPKFF; encoded by the coding sequence atggcagCGTCCTCCTCCTTATTCTCCACTCCAAGCTTCTCACCCACCATCCAAAGGCACCAGTACCAGACCCACCTCATTCCATCCAACATTTCCTTCCAAGGCCTCAGGCCCCTCACCAAGTTGGCGCCCAGAACCAAGTTCACCACCACACCCAAAACAAGTACTAGTAGTACTGGAGCCGTTGTGAAGGCAGAGCTGAACCCATCACTGGTGATAAGCCTCAGCACTGGTCTCTCTCTATTCCTGGGGAGGTTCGTCTTCTTCAATTTTCAGAGGGAGAACGTGGCCAAGCAGGTGCCTGAGCAGAATGGACTGACCCACTTCGAGGCTGGCGACACTCGGGCCAAGGAATACGTTAGCCTCCTCAAATCTAATGACCCCGTTGGCTTCAACATCGTGGACGTCCTCGCTTGGGGTTCCATTGGCCACATCGTTGCTTACTATATCTTGGCCACCTCCAGCAACGGCTATGATCCCAAGTTCTTTTGA